A portion of the Thalassotalea sp. LPB0316 genome contains these proteins:
- the xseB gene encoding exodeoxyribonuclease VII small subunit, whose translation MAKKKIENLSFEESISELNDIVEQLETGELDLETSMALFERGLKLSKTSQQKLSAAEHKINALIQEHDQQPVPFDFQPSEH comes from the coding sequence ATGGCAAAAAAGAAAATTGAAAATTTAAGTTTTGAAGAGTCAATTAGCGAACTCAATGATATCGTTGAACAGCTAGAAACAGGTGAATTGGACTTAGAAACGTCAATGGCATTGTTCGAGCGCGGATTAAAGCTGAGTAAAACTAGCCAACAAAAACTGTCAGCCGCCGAGCACAAAATCAACGCGCTTATTCAAGAGCACGATCAACAACCAGTCCCCTTTGATTTTCAGCCGAGTGAACACTAG
- the ispA gene encoding (2E,6E)-farnesyl diphosphate synthase, translating into MTPLPELEYYQDRINQFLKDKISAIAPNDKKLLDAMHYGLLLGGKRMRPYLVYTTGTTLDVSLDDLDGIAGALECIHAYSLIHDDLPAMDDDDLRRGQPTCHKAFDEATAILAGDALQTLAFDILVNHPFSERTKPAQLQLIQQLVSASGYQGMCGGQALDLSATDQSISLTELEHLHQLKTGALLKASVIMPALIAPNITLEHKKYLATFAECVGLAYQVQDDIIDITSSQEELGKPAGSDLAANKSTYPSLLGLDGAQAKAQDLLQQALQALDALPYNMQNLKAFAHFIVSRTH; encoded by the coding sequence GTGACACCATTACCCGAGCTTGAATATTACCAAGATCGCATCAATCAATTTCTTAAAGATAAAATTTCTGCGATCGCACCAAACGATAAAAAATTACTCGATGCGATGCACTACGGCCTATTACTAGGTGGTAAACGCATGCGCCCTTATTTGGTATACACCACGGGAACAACGCTTGATGTCTCACTGGATGATCTTGACGGCATCGCTGGTGCACTTGAATGTATTCATGCATATTCACTCATTCATGACGATTTACCCGCAATGGATGACGACGATCTCCGCCGCGGCCAACCAACTTGTCATAAAGCTTTTGATGAAGCGACCGCGATCTTAGCTGGCGATGCACTGCAAACGCTAGCTTTTGATATCCTCGTTAACCACCCGTTTAGCGAGCGAACAAAACCCGCTCAGCTTCAATTAATTCAGCAGCTTGTCAGCGCATCGGGCTACCAAGGCATGTGTGGTGGGCAAGCACTTGATTTATCCGCTACCGATCAATCGATATCGCTAACCGAGCTCGAACATCTCCATCAATTAAAAACGGGTGCATTGTTAAAAGCCTCGGTAATTATGCCTGCGCTAATCGCACCGAATATCACACTAGAGCATAAAAAATATCTCGCAACATTTGCTGAGTGTGTAGGCCTTGCGTATCAAGTACAAGACGATATTATCGATATTACTTCTAGCCAAGAAGAACTTGGTAAACCAGCCGGTTCCGATCTTGCAGCGAACAAGTCAACCTACCCGAGCTTACTCGGCTTAGACGGCGCCCAAGCCAAAGCACAAGACTTATTACAACAAGCACTTCAAGCATTAGACGCTTTGCCGTACAATATGCAAAATTTAAAAGCCTTTGCTCACTTTATCGTTAGCAGAACGCACTAA